ttgttatgatgaaattattattttttacgtGAAGtgcatataataaaatatttaaagaaaaaagagtgtaatacatatattattaaaaattaataatgtgTTTCACTAACCATTTAGATAATAATTCAAATAGAAAACATACGTtttcaatataaaattataaaaataaaataaatagttcAGATATATTTTCAACgtttaacttaaaataaaatggaaaaattgttttttttaagtGTGGTAGATTGTGGCAGCCTGGCTGCCACAAGCCCCAACAATACACGGTGGGCAACAAGTCAAATTCGATATGCTCTAAAAAGGCGACAGTTCAAAATCTTTACGAGACCAAAattctcttttaaaaaatttcacatCTTTACCCCTCCATTTTGAAGTTTCAGCGTTTGAAGATTGACTGTTTTATCCCCCTTCGCCTCACTTTCTTGGCTGCCCCACAAGACAGTGTACAACTATACAACAGTGTTGTAATTTCTTATTGTTGTTTCCTCCTCCATGCActccttatttatttatttattagtatAACACCTGGTTGAATATatctatttcaaattcaaaaaaaaaaaaaataatctctctCCTCACACAGTTCATAAGATTCTCCGTGAAGGGTTCTTTGTGGGGTTTGTCTGCGTTGACATAAGGTTTGTTCTTGATCTGGGGTTCTGTTAATTCTCTCATATATGCTTGTTTTGAAATGGagttctttgttttttttggttctgTTTAAGCTTTTGAGAATTGGGGTTTTGTGCTAGATCTTATGTTTGACAGTAATGTAGTTAATGTACATGAAGTCTGATTGAAATTTGCTTTGttccttttaatttttcttgCAGGGGTTCTTTAATTTTGGATTGAGTGAGGTACTCGTTTCGAACTCTTGGTTTTTAAATCCAATTTCTTGTTAGATCTGGTTGTTTTTAGGAACCCCTTGTTGCTGTTAAACCCTTAGACCCTATAAAAATTCAATCTTGAAACTTCCTATATAAAGATTTCAATTTTGTACCCTTGAGCTGTTGAGTTTATTAGTTTTGAGTTGGGGTCAAAGTTATTGAATTCCATCAAAATGAGTGAATCAAAACCAGAAGGCCCAGTTAACAACCCTCCTTCTTATTCCAGAAACTTTCCTGATTTCAAACAATCTGTGAAGCTGAAGTATGTGAAACTTGGTTATCATTACCTCATTACTCATGGAATGTATCTATTTTTATCCCCTCTAGTTATTGTCCTTGCTGCTCAACTCTCTACTTTCTCGCCAAGTGACCTATATGTTCTTTGGGAGCAGCTTAGGTTCAATCTCATATCTGTCATCATATGCTCTACCCTCTTGGTCTTCCTGTCAACCCTCTATTTCCTAACCCGTCCTCGCCCTGTATACCTTGTTAATTTCTCGTGCTATAAGCCTGAAGATGCTAGGATATGCACAAGGAAGATTTTCATGGAGAGGTCAAAGTTGACTGGTTCATTCCCTGATGAAACTCTTGAGTTCCAGAGGAAAATTCTTGAGAGGTCTGGCCTTGGTGAATCGACATATCTCCCTGAAGCTGTGCTGAGGGTACCACCAAATCCTTGTATGGAAGAAGCACGAAAAGAAGCTGAGACTGTTATGTTTGGTGCCATTGATGAACTCCTCGCCAAAACCGGTATTAAGCCAAAAGATATTGGAATTCTAGTAGTAAATTGCAGCTTGTTTAATCCAACACCCTCATTGTCTGCAATGATTGTGAACCATTACAAGCTTCGTGGAAATATTGTGAGCTACAATCTGGGTGGAATGGGTTGCAGTGCTGGTTTGATCTCAATCGATCTTGCAAAAGATCTTCTTCAAGTCCATCCCAATACCTATGCTTTGGTGCTCAGCATGGAAAACATCACCCTGAACTGGTATTTTGGGACTGAGAAATCCATGCTCCTTCCAAATTGCTTATTCCGGATGGGAGGTGCTGCTGTAATGCTCTCCAACAAAGGATCTGAACGAAGAAGATCAAAGTACCAGTTGATACATACTGTCAGAACTCACAAAGGTTCCGATGACAAGTGCTTTTCTTGTGTTTACCAAATGGAAGATCCCAATGGAAAAGTTGGAGTATCGCTGTCAAAGGATTTAATGGCAGTAGCTGGTGATGCTCTAAAAACCAATATCACTACATTGGGTCCTCTTGTGCTTCCCATGTCCGAGCAGTTGCTTTTCTTCGGCACGCTCGTTGGAAGAAAACTGTTGAAGATGAAGATCAAGCCTTATATCCCAGATTTTAGATTGGCCTTTGAGCATTTCTGCATTCACGCCGGTGGCAGAGCTGTGTTAGATGAAATAGAGAAAAACCTGCAACTCACTGACTGGCACATGGAGCCTTCAAGGATGACATTGTATCGATTCGGAAACACCTCGAGCAGCTCCCTTTGGTACGAATTGGCCTACTCGGAAGCTAAGGGAAGGATCAAGAGGGGAGACCGAACTTGGCAAATAGCATTTGGTTCAGGGTTCAAATGTAACAGTGCCGTCTGGAAAGCTTTACGATCAATTAATCCAGCCAAGGAGAAGAGCCCGTGGATGGATGAGATTGACCAGTTCCCCGTGGACGTTCCAAGAGTTGCAAAAATCTAACAATCCAATGGAGGTTTTATTTAGTTTAGTGTTCCCAAAATTGCGGGTGATTATTCTTTATCAGTTGCCATGTGCTGTTCAGTTGTTTCCTTGTGATTCTCAAGCTAGTCTATAGCTGATCTAATTCTATTGAGAAGCTTAGATAGGGAATTCTACTTGCTGTCAATTGTGTTATGAGGATCAAGTaagtgttcttctcattttgatGTTTCTGGAAATTGAGTTTAGGATCGACTTGTTGGTTATTTGGAGTTTGGGGGGTAGTAGCTGAATATCTATCAGTTAATATCCATGTACTATTTCTTTATTCATGATTTATCCTAGAAATTGATATTCATTATTCATTGGTTGTGTGGACAGCATTTGTGTTATTCTTCTATTAACCCCGTCTCCTTGCCCCTCCATTGAAAAGATACTAAAGAAATAGAAACATAATTTTCCTTATGTTTCTTTGTTGAAAGAACATTTAGGTGAAATTGAAGGTGAAGAAAGATCAAGTTGAACGGTTTTGCGGATGGGTTATCGGTAGCGAACGGTTTTGAACAGCCCTAGCAGGGATATGTGAtttagttatccatttcaaatcagtaaatgcatttgacatttgatttgctgtttctgtaagtggatgatttTCTGGACCTCCTTCTCATATGTGCTGGtatgtggatcaaaatgagagagtgatgaaacttttcacACAATTTCTCTTTCGGGTTGTTTTTTCTCTCCCCTAATTGCgaaaaaattgtttcatcaaatcgATAATTTGCAAATCGAACAGTAAATAAGTCTCATATCAATGGTTCAAGGTAgtgaattatggagggtgagtcaaacccaacatatatgcccaaccttcgttgagacccatctttgtacgttgtggtagTTCTATAGGcacatataccgcacaaccaaaaatttgtagatgggatatatttggctcattACCACATAGTGATTGTGATAAAgaatatttattatcatttgtcGGTCTAAGACGtgcaagtgctgctgcatgtaagatagcatgaccccaaacagtaatcagcaattttgttttcataggtagaggtcttgctatcaattgtaggcacttaataaatgactctgcaaggccatttttagtatgaacatgagaaacgggatgttcaatttttatcccaattgataagcaataatgatcaaaagcttgggatgtacattctccagcattatcaaagCGAATAgctttaattggataatctaggaattgcgcccttaatcttattatttgtgctaataactttgcaaacgccaggttgcgaggtggtaagaggcacacatgagaccatcttgatgatgcatctattaggatcatagaatatctaaacaatccattaagtggatgaataggtctACATATATCCCCAtttatacgctctaaaaagacAGGAGATTCGATGTCAACCTTCAGAGTTGATGATCTgataattaatttgccttgataacaagcaccACATGAAAAGTTATCATTCGTAAAaatcttcaggttctttaatggatgtccagttgaattttcaagaatttgtctcatcattattgattcaGGATGACTTATtggatcatgccatagcacaaatgtatttaaatcagtaaacttctggtttacaaTCAAATGTGCTTTAATTACATTactttttgcataatataggccggATGACAAAGTTgttaatttttctaaaatatatttctcGCCTGAGACACTTGattataccaaggtattcaatattcatttcatttagcgTCTCAATATTATATCCATTTCTACGGATatatttaaaacttaacaagtttcttagagatttagaagagaatagtgcatcttctataacaatctttgtctgcttaggcagaaatatagtagctcttcagGAGCCTTcagtaatttttaaattaccaaaaattgtagtaacatttgtttTTCCTCTAagcaaatagaaaaaatatttctcgccTTTAAAAATTGAATGAGTCGTTCCACTAtgaattacacaaatatcctcataattgattattgatccaaaaaaaatttggggcatatccatatttgtcttcaaaaagaaataaggtaAACGTTATAATTTAAACATggctcattatacaaattttatttacttacatgaattaaaaaatataaacatattattaagtacaaacaaatgaaaaaaaatattatttaaatattattaggcttatcaatattcatatttccttctgggaattgaagaaatcagctacatccagaagCATAGgttcaatattatcttcagagataaattTCATCTCTAGATTATTTTCTGCTCTCTTCAAGGATGCATTATATAGCTGAACGAGACGTTTTGACGACCGGCAGGTCAGTgaccagtgccccatacctccatatctatgacatatactttttgAAGTTTTCTTTAGTATAGCTTCTTGCTTctcacttttctttttatattgctgatcatttttCGGTGCTAGCCGAGCATCATAATTGTAATTTCTTATTCGACCACGACTATGattggggccatgacctctttctcgttggttatagtttgcctgattcacttcagggagtggcaaagaaccagcggaccgactatcatgatttttcattaacagttcGTTGTTGCGTTCAACAATaaaaaggtgagaaagtaatttagaatattttataaaacctttttcatgatattgttgttgtaggaaCATATTCGCTGGTgaaaaatgtggagtatgttttttcaagtttgtcttgctcagtgatttcttctcagcataaatttaactgtgctataattctaaacaaaacagaattatattcagttatatttttaaaattcattaatctcaaattaaGCCAATCttaacgtgcttgtggaaggatgaccaacttgaggtagtcatatctttcttttagattattccacagtttaagggggtcttttaatgtgaggtactgtaattttaacctcttgtcaagatggtggcggagaaatatcatggttttGACACGGTATTGACTAgatgtcatattgtcatctttgatggtgtctgccagactcatcgattctaggtgtatttcggcatctagtgcccatgataagtagccttttccagatatatcaaaaacaacaaattcaagtttagagatattcgatattttaagaaaataaattcttacccttttgttacatttttaaaatagctcaaagtgatggaggctcgtgctgataacgtattataaaataaactaacttagcaaattaataaaaaggagagatagtaagagaaaaagagagagttgagagaattgGTGGAGAAAACGTAAAAAGTTAGGGAATAAAGTTGGTGGACAAAGTTGGATGGAAAGAAAAAGTGGGCATGGACATCCACTTGTACAACAGTTTCAAGTTATTTTATCTATCAATCagtatttatttttcttgtatGCAATTTGTTGGTAacataaaaatagttttaaCGAGGATGAATTCTCTAT
This Solanum dulcamara chromosome 8, daSolDulc1.2, whole genome shotgun sequence DNA region includes the following protein-coding sequences:
- the LOC129899204 gene encoding 3-ketoacyl-CoA synthase 11-like, which gives rise to MSESKPEGPVNNPPSYSRNFPDFKQSVKLKYVKLGYHYLITHGMYLFLSPLVIVLAAQLSTFSPSDLYVLWEQLRFNLISVIICSTLLVFLSTLYFLTRPRPVYLVNFSCYKPEDARICTRKIFMERSKLTGSFPDETLEFQRKILERSGLGESTYLPEAVLRVPPNPCMEEARKEAETVMFGAIDELLAKTGIKPKDIGILVVNCSLFNPTPSLSAMIVNHYKLRGNIVSYNLGGMGCSAGLISIDLAKDLLQVHPNTYALVLSMENITLNWYFGTEKSMLLPNCLFRMGGAAVMLSNKGSERRRSKYQLIHTVRTHKGSDDKCFSCVYQMEDPNGKVGVSLSKDLMAVAGDALKTNITTLGPLVLPMSEQLLFFGTLVGRKLLKMKIKPYIPDFRLAFEHFCIHAGGRAVLDEIEKNLQLTDWHMEPSRMTLYRFGNTSSSSLWYELAYSEAKGRIKRGDRTWQIAFGSGFKCNSAVWKALRSINPAKEKSPWMDEIDQFPVDVPRVAKI